A portion of the Glycine max cultivar Williams 82 chromosome 10, Glycine_max_v4.0, whole genome shotgun sequence genome contains these proteins:
- the LOC100813569 gene encoding E3 ubiquitin-protein ligase WAV3, with the protein MGSKWKKAKVALGLNLCMFVPRTLDDDSPPHPVVSERLSDAALLSPANWSTSSSRPTTPVSSFHGLKLSKSSSKSSKQTCSICLTKMKQGSGHAIFTAECSHSFHFHCIASNVKHGNQICPVCRAKWKEIPLFGPSLDPIQGRVSPSPINWPQNDALMAVVHRLPLSHPHRDLNRRHVVPLYQASEPDIFDDDESLNHQHPFSERNTCNKNTEDTDAARAMEIKTFPEVSAVPGSKTYSNFTVLVHLKATAAAAAAAAKRQNLSRNQTNLAQISQTPRAPVDLVTVLDVSGSMAGTKLALLKRAMGFVIQNLGSNDRLSVIAFSSTARRLFPLCRMTYSGRQQALQAVNSLVANGGTNIAEGLRKGAKIMEDRKEKNPVASIILLSDGQDNYTVNGSGTNQPQPNYQFLLPTSISGGDNSGFQIPVHAFGFGADHDASLMHSVSETSGGTFSFIETEAVLQDAFAQCIGGLLSVVVQELQVGIECIHPNLNLVSLKAGSYPSRLMADGHKGLIDVGDLYADEERDFLVSVNVPATSGNETSLIKVKCVYKDPFTQETATLESEGVKIERTENVGQVVMSLEVDRQRNRLQAAEAMAQASGAAEQGDLSRAVLILENCRKMLSETVSAKSHDRLCVALDAELKEMQERMASRHVYEASGRAYILSGLSSHSWQRATARGDSTDRSSLVQAYQTPSMAEMLTRSQAMLLGSPSGQRLLQPLLPYRSQPSPR; encoded by the exons CCAACTGGAGCACCAGCTCTTCCCGACCAACCACCCCGGTTTCCTCTTTTCACGGTTTGAAACTCTCCAAAAGTAGCAGCAAATCCTCCAAG CAAACCTGCTCAATATGCTTAACCAAAATGAAGCAAGGATCTGGCCATGCTATATTCACTGCAGAATGTTCACATTCATTCCATTTCCACTGCATTGCTTCAAATGTGAAACATGGAAACCAAATATGTCCAGTGTGCAGAGCAAAGTGGAAAGAAATACCCTTGTTTGGCCCCAGTTTGGATCCTATCCAGGGCAGAGTTTCACCTAGTCCAATAAATTGGCCTCAAAATGATGCTTTGATGGCAGTGGTCCACCGCCTACCTCTATCTCATCCTCACCGAGATTTGAATAGGAGGCATGTTGTGCCGCTTTATCAGGCTTCTGAGCCAGACATATTTGACGATGATGAATCCTTAAATCATCAACATCCATTTTCTGAGAGAAACACCTGTAATAAGAATACTGAAGATACTGATGCTGCTAGAGCAATGGAGATTAAAACGTTCCCAGAAGTATCTGCTGTTCCAGGATCCAAGACTTATTCTAACTTCACGGTTTTGGTTCATCTCAAAGCTACTGCTGCTGCCGCCGCAGCTGCAGCCAAAAGACAAAACCTTAGTAGAAACCAGACTAACTTGGCACAGATTTCTCAGACTCCGCGTGCCCCTGTTGACTTGGTCACAGTGCTTGATGTCAGTGGTAGCATGGCTGGAACTAAGCTTGCACTACTAAAAAGAGCTATGGGATTTGTCATACAGAACCTCGGCTCTAACGACCGACTCTCAGTTATTGCTTTTTCTTCCACAGCTCGCCGCCTCTTTCCCCTGTGCAGAATGACTTATTCTGGGCGGCAGCAGGCATTGCAAGCTGTTAATTCTTTGGTTGCAAACGGCGGTACCAATATCGCCGAAGGGCTGAGAAAAGGAGCCAAGATAATGGAAGATCGAAAGGAAAAGAATCCAGTTGCCAGTATTATACTGTTGTCCGATGGTCAAGATAATTACACTGTCAATGGCTCTGGAACTAACCAACCTCAACCAAATTACCAGTTTCTTCTGCCTACTTCTATCAGTGGTGGTGATAATTCAGGATTTCAAATTCCTGTGCATGCTTTTGGATTTGGTGCCGATCATGATGCTTCACTAATGCACTCAGTTTCCGAGACTTCTGGTGGCACATTTTCTTTCATTGAAACTGAAGCTGTGTTACAGGATGCGTTTGCACAATGCATTGGAGGACTTCTGAGTGTTGTTGTTCAGGAGCTGCAAGTGGGAATTGAGTGTATACACCCAAATCTCAATCTTGTCTCACTCAAAGCAGGAAGCTACCCTAGCCGTTTGATGGCCGATGGGCACAAAGGATTGATCGATGTTGGAGACCTGTATGCTGATGAAGAGAGGGATTTTCTAGTTTCAGTTAATGTCCCAGCTACATCCGGCAATGAAACATCATTGATAAAGGTCAAATGTGTGTACAAGGATCCCTTTACTCAGGAAACAGCAACATTGGAAAGTGAGGGAGTTAAGATTGAGCGGACTGAAAATGTGGGGCAGGTTGTAATGTCACTTGAAGTGGATAGACAGCGCAACAGGCTCCAAGCGGCTGAGGCAATGGCCCAGGCAAGCGGTGCAGCTGAACAGGGAGACCTAAGCAGAGCCGTACTTATCCTTGAGAACTGTAGAAAGATGCTTTCAGAGACTGTTTCGGCCAAATCTCACGACCGCCTTTGTGTTGCGTTGGATGCTGAACTCAAGGAAATGCAGGAGCGGATGGCGAGTAGGCACGTGTATGAAGCATCTGGGAGAGCATATATTCTTTCTGGATTGAGTTCACACTCATGGCAAAGAGCAACAGCAAGAGGTGATTCCACTGACAGGTCAAGTCTTGTTCAGGCATATCAAACACCATCAATGGCCGAGATGCTTACTCGATCTCAGGCCATGTTACTGGGTAGTCCATCAGGGCAGAGGCTTCTCCAGCCACTGTTGCCATACAGATCACAACCAAGCCCAAGGTGA
- the LOC100814113 gene encoding uncharacterized protein LOC100814113, whose protein sequence is MTIVQSEGAAKGTTTTEKAFKRWGRRTPFLRYGLPMISLTVLGSIGLAQLLQGSKDIAKVKDDQEWEIIETKKALSKTGPVNAYNPKKISLEDELKALQQKVDINSYEYKKIPKPNKGNPD, encoded by the exons ATGACTATAGTTCAGAGTGAGGGGGCAGCAAAGGGAACTACCACAACTGAGAAAGCATTCAAAAGATGGGGCAGGAGAACCCCATTTTTGAGATATGGCCTTCCTATGATCTCTCTCACTGTCCTTGGTTCTATAGGCCTTGCCCAACTCTTGCAAGGCAG CAAGGATATTGCAAAGGTGAAAGATGATCAGGAGTGGGaaataattgaaacaaaaaaagcaTTGTCTAAGACTGGACCAGTGAATGCATACAATCCAAAAAAGATTTCCTTGGAGGATGAGCTAAAG gctttgcaacaaaaggtggacATTAACAGCTATGAGTACAAGAAAATTCCTAAACCAAACAAGGGCAATCCAGACTAG
- the LOC100802006 gene encoding BTB/POZ domain-containing protein At5g03250, whose product MASMKLGSKSEMFYLYGQSWLCSTGLPSDVIIEIGDTSFHLHKFPLISRSKVLESMMKEISSEHEKSVLELHDLPGGAKAFLLVAKFCYGVKMELTAPNVVGLRCAAEHLQMTENYGEGNLITQTEHFLNHVFSYWTDTLEALKTCEEVLPFAEELHITSRSIHSLVLKVADQSLVSFPVSTSQSVTQSPDDAEVWNGISLTPKTSGEDWWFEDVSSLSLPLYKRFMQGASARQMKPKRIAESLVYYAKKHIPLLRSQASSQNGNSSSFKSTISTPSEADQRNLIEEIVELLPNEKGIAPTKFLLGCLRTAMALYASSSCCANLEKRIGAQLDEADLEDLLIPNIGYSMETLHDIDCVQRMLDYFMIVEHDVIDSTSNDIEEEGRIVGCSQPESPMAKVANLIDSYLAEVAPDVNVKLPKFQSLAAVLPDYARTLDDGIYRAIDIYLKSHQWLTDSEKEQICRLINCQKLSLEASTHAAQNERLPLRVVVQVLFFEQLKLRTSVAGWFFASDSVENTQNLSANLGLIRNDGNTPPNPVLALDNMKERVAELEKECLSMKQDLEKMMKSKGSWNMLLKKLGCKLVPKPSSNPKVSKPCRKSKISPASTTPMEEKAMEVN is encoded by the exons ATGGCTAGCATGAAGCTGGGATCCAAATCTGAAATGTTTTACCTCTATGGCCAAAGTTG GTTGTGCTCAACTGGACTTCCAAGTGATGTCATTATTGAAATTGGTGACACATCTTTCCATCTCCACAAG TTTCCACTGATATCAAGAAGCAAAGTGCTAGAAAGTATGATGAAAGAAATATCAAGTGAACATGAGAAGTCTGTTTTGGAACTTCATGACCTACCGGGAGGAGCCAAGGCCTTTTTGCTTGTTGCTAAGTTCTGTTATGGTGTCAAAATGGAGTTGACTGCGCCGAATGTGGTTGGTCTCAGATGTGCGGCTGAGCACCTACAAATGACTGAGAATTATGGAGAGGGAAACCTGATCACGCAAACAGAACATTTCCTTAATCATGTGTTTAGTTACTGGACAGACACTCTTGAGGCTCTCAAAACATGTGAAGAGGTTTTGCCTTTTGCTGAAGAGCTTCACATCACTTCGCGAAGCATACATTCTTTGGTGTTGAAAGTTGCAGATCAAAGTTTGGTTAGTTTTCCTGTCTCCACATCTCAAAGTGTTACTCAGAGTCCAGACGATGCAGAAGTGTGGAATGGAATAAGCCTAACACCAAAGACCTCAGGTGAAGATTGGTGGTTTGAGGATGTTTCTTCTCTTAGTTTGCCATTGTACAAAAGGTTCATGCAAGGGGCTAGTGCAAGACAAATGAAGCCTAAGAGAATTGCTGAATCCCTTGTTTACTATGCAAAAAAGCATATCCCCTTATTGAGAAGTCAAGCAAGTTCTCAGAATGGAAACTCATCATCTTTTAAGTCAACTATTTCTACCCCTTCTGAAGCAGATCAAAGGAATCTTATTGAGGAAATAGTAGAGTTGCTTCCAAATGAAAAGGGTATAGCACCAACCAAGTTTTTGCTGGGGTGTCTGCGGACAGCAATGGCCTTATATGCTAGTTCATCTTGCTGTGCAAACTTGGAAAAAAGAATTGGTGCTCAATTAGATGAAGCAGACCTGGAAGATCTTTTGATTCCAAATATTGGATACTCAATGGAGACTCTTCATGACATTGACTGTGTCCAGAGAATGCTTGACTATTTCATGATTGTAGAGCATGATGTAATTGATTCTACATCAAACGATATAGAGGAAGAAGGGCGCATAGTTGGATGTTCTCAACCTGAGAGTCCAATGGCAAAAGTGGCTAACCTGATAGATTCTTATTTAGCTGAAGTAGCACCTGATGTAAATGTGAAGTTACCAAAATTCCAATCACTTGCTGCTGTACTTCCTGATTATGCTAGGACCCTGGATGATGGCATATACCGTGCCATTGATATATATCTCAAG AGTCATCAATGGCTGACAGACTCAGAGAAGGAACAAATCTGCAGGCTGATTAATTGCCAGAAGCTGTCACTGGAAGCCAGCACACATGCAGCTCAAAACGAGAGGTTACCACTTCGCGTTGTGGTCCAAGTGTTGTTCTTTGAGCAACTGAAGCTTCGCACGTCTGTTGCCGGCTGGTTCTTTGCTTCTGACAGTGTTGAGAACACACAAAACCTGAGTGCAAATCTTGGTCTGATAAGAAACGATGGCAACACGCCACCCAACCCGGTTTTGGCCTTGGATAACATGAAAGAGAGAGTGGCTGAACTTGAGAAGGAATGCTTGAGCATGAAGCAAGATTTGGAAAAAATGATGAAGTCTAAGGGAAGTTGGAATATGCTCCTTAAGAAATTGGGTTGCAAGCTTGTGCCTAAGCCTTCTTCTAATCCCAAGGTCTCCAAGCCATGCAGGAAGTCCAAAATATCACCAGCATCCACAACTCCAATGGAAGAAAAGGCCATGGAAGTGAACTAA